A genomic stretch from Zeimonas sediminis includes:
- a CDS encoding DUF2207 domain-containing protein translates to MNPDGNMRRVAHALLVALLLLASPYALAEETIERWLSTIEVQADGDLLVIESITVRAEGRRIRRGIYRDFPLQFEDDQGRLRSVSFELVAVTRDGRAEPHFTRSSARGVRIYAGDENRLLEPGVYRYELRYRTGRQIRFVDGRAELYWNVTGNEWAFPIASARALVRLPGDAAPVRWTGYTGRFGERGADFRARLRDDGQLEFETTRRLSPGEGLTLVAELPQGAVAPPSQAQQLHYAFLDNRRYVLSGLGLLVVAAFYLIVWRAVGRDPPKGTIIPLFHPPEGISPALAGYIREWGWSGAWREFTAAAVSLAVKGLVQFDDSGGGLILKRAGPPVPGPQARPEYHALPPGERTLLSWIDGSGGVAFVDRANGESLAKAFASFKASIEKENRHRFFKRNLGWFGAGVFLTGLAIGAVLVFGQLREAEIGLLIGSAVGGAFVGVFVVQAVRALLGGSRLRVVIASAIHLTALAYMATMFVTQVAGPDGPLSASFRQTLLEGIADNAFPLVLVGGFAALNGLFYYLLRAPTAAGRPVMDQIEGLELYLRTAETERLNLQGAPEITAERFERLLPYAIALDAEKPWSEAFEAAFARAHPGQDVSASYRPGWRTGPSWSGRGFARAMTGAVAAAQGAFASAMPAPKSSSSGFSGGGGSGGGGGGGGGGGW, encoded by the coding sequence GTGAATCCGGACGGCAACATGCGGCGCGTGGCGCACGCACTTCTCGTCGCGCTGCTGCTGCTCGCCTCGCCCTACGCGCTCGCCGAAGAGACGATCGAGCGCTGGCTCTCGACGATCGAGGTGCAGGCGGACGGCGACCTGCTGGTCATCGAGTCGATCACGGTGCGCGCCGAGGGCCGCCGGATCCGCCGCGGCATCTACCGCGACTTCCCGCTGCAGTTCGAGGACGACCAGGGCAGGCTGCGCTCGGTGTCCTTCGAGCTGGTCGCGGTCACGCGCGACGGCCGCGCCGAGCCGCACTTCACCCGCAGCAGCGCGCGCGGCGTGCGGATCTACGCCGGCGACGAGAACCGGCTGCTCGAGCCCGGCGTGTACCGCTACGAGCTGCGCTACCGCACCGGCAGGCAGATCCGCTTCGTGGACGGACGCGCCGAGCTGTACTGGAACGTGACCGGCAACGAGTGGGCCTTCCCGATCGCGTCGGCGCGCGCGCTGGTGCGCCTGCCGGGCGATGCGGCGCCGGTGCGCTGGACCGGCTACACCGGCCGCTTCGGCGAGCGCGGCGCGGACTTCCGGGCCCGGCTTCGCGACGACGGCCAGCTCGAGTTCGAGACCACCCGCCGGCTGTCGCCCGGCGAGGGGCTGACGCTGGTGGCGGAACTGCCGCAGGGCGCGGTCGCGCCGCCGTCGCAGGCCCAGCAGCTGCACTATGCCTTCCTGGACAACCGGCGCTACGTGCTGAGCGGCCTGGGGCTGCTGGTCGTGGCGGCCTTCTACCTGATCGTCTGGCGCGCGGTGGGCCGCGATCCGCCGAAGGGAACGATCATCCCGCTTTTCCATCCGCCGGAGGGCATCTCGCCGGCGCTGGCCGGCTACATCCGGGAGTGGGGCTGGAGCGGCGCCTGGCGCGAGTTCACCGCGGCGGCGGTCTCGCTGGCGGTGAAGGGGCTGGTGCAGTTCGACGACAGCGGCGGCGGGCTGATCCTCAAGCGCGCGGGACCGCCGGTGCCGGGCCCGCAGGCGCGCCCCGAGTACCACGCGCTGCCGCCCGGCGAGCGCACGCTGCTGTCGTGGATCGACGGCAGCGGCGGGGTCGCCTTCGTGGACCGCGCGAACGGCGAGAGCCTGGCGAAGGCCTTCGCGAGCTTCAAGGCCTCGATCGAGAAGGAGAACCGGCATCGCTTCTTCAAGCGCAACCTGGGCTGGTTCGGCGCCGGCGTCTTCCTGACCGGGCTCGCGATCGGCGCGGTGCTGGTGTTCGGGCAGCTTCGGGAGGCGGAGATCGGGCTGCTGATAGGCTCGGCGGTCGGCGGCGCCTTCGTCGGCGTGTTCGTCGTGCAGGCGGTGCGCGCGCTGCTCGGCGGCAGCCGGCTGCGGGTAGTGATCGCGTCGGCGATCCACCTGACCGCGCTGGCCTACATGGCGACCATGTTCGTGACCCAGGTCGCCGGGCCCGACGGCCCGCTGTCGGCCTCGTTCCGGCAGACGCTGCTCGAGGGCATCGCCGACAACGCGTTCCCGCTGGTGCTGGTGGGCGGCTTCGCCGCGCTGAACGGGCTGTTCTACTACCTGCTGCGCGCGCCGACCGCGGCGGGCCGGCCGGTCATGGACCAGATCGAGGGGCTGGAGCTCTACCTGCGCACCGCCGAGACCGAGCGGCTGAACCTGCAGGGCGCGCCGGAGATCACCGCCGAACGCTTCGAGCGGCTGCTGCCCTACGCGATCGCGCTGGACGCCGAGAAGCCCTGGTCGGAGGCCTTCGAGGCGGCCTTCGCGCGCGCGCACCCCGGGCAGGACGTGAGCGCTTCGTATCGCCCGGGGTGGCGCACCGGGCCGAGCTGGTCGGGCCGCGGCTTCGCGCGGGCGATGACCGGCGCGGTGGCCGCCGCGCAGGGAGCCTTCGCCAGCGCGATGCCGGCGCCGAAGTCCTCGTCGTCGGGCTTCTCGGGCGGCGGGGGGTCCGGAGGCGGCGGCGGCGGCGGCGGCGGGGGCGGCTGGTAG
- a CDS encoding sensor histidine kinase, with product MIASLRQRILVWTALPAAVVLSAFSVYDYVTASRPATLAYDQALLSTALAIGPYAIGDAAGPRLNLPPALEDALRTDSFDRLWFAVRTLDGHHVAGDRSLPDVQPQGWIPVYLDAIYAGERVRVAGVRLPTAAGELLFVVGETRRKRDRMQRELVRSLVVTNLGLIAAVGLAVWFGVRLGLRPLAELRRELMARSHADLRPLAAKGAPSELEPIIREINSLLDRLGQAVATQNRFVANAAHQLRTPLAGLKTQLELVLEQPLPANTEGLVRRAREATDRIARMANQMLALARAEPGEAAAARMQVDLAGVIGELVDPYVHAALARDVDLGFELAPAPTLGDATLLRELAANLVDNAVRYCWHGCRVTVRTFVQGTEAVLEVEDEGPGIPPAERERVLERFYRIADTPGPGSGLGLAIVKEIAAAHHARLSLAPGAGGRGLRVTVAFPAPSAAQAPRSA from the coding sequence ATGATCGCGAGCCTGAGGCAGCGGATCCTCGTCTGGACGGCGCTGCCGGCCGCCGTCGTGCTCTCGGCCTTCAGCGTCTACGACTACGTGACCGCGTCGCGGCCCGCCACGCTGGCCTACGACCAGGCGCTGCTGAGCACGGCGCTCGCGATCGGCCCGTACGCGATCGGCGACGCCGCCGGCCCGCGCCTGAACCTTCCGCCGGCGCTCGAGGACGCGCTGCGCACCGACAGCTTCGACCGGCTCTGGTTCGCCGTCCGAACGCTCGACGGCCACCACGTGGCCGGCGACCGGTCGCTGCCCGATGTCCAGCCGCAGGGGTGGATCCCGGTCTACCTCGACGCGATCTATGCCGGAGAGCGGGTGCGCGTCGCCGGCGTCAGGCTGCCCACGGCGGCCGGCGAGCTGTTGTTCGTGGTCGGCGAAACGCGGCGCAAGCGCGACCGGATGCAGCGCGAGCTGGTGCGCAGCCTGGTCGTCACGAACCTGGGCCTGATCGCGGCCGTGGGCCTGGCGGTCTGGTTCGGCGTTCGCCTGGGCCTGCGTCCGCTCGCCGAGCTGCGCCGCGAGCTGATGGCCCGCTCGCACGCCGACCTGAGGCCGCTGGCGGCCAAAGGCGCGCCGTCCGAGCTCGAGCCGATCATCCGCGAGATCAACTCACTGCTGGACCGGCTCGGCCAGGCGGTCGCCACGCAGAACCGCTTCGTCGCCAATGCGGCGCACCAGCTGCGCACGCCGCTCGCGGGCCTGAAGACGCAGCTCGAGCTGGTCCTGGAGCAGCCGTTGCCGGCGAACACCGAGGGCCTGGTGCGGCGAGCGCGCGAGGCGACCGACCGGATCGCCCGGATGGCCAACCAGATGCTCGCGCTGGCGCGCGCCGAGCCGGGCGAGGCCGCGGCTGCGCGGATGCAGGTGGACCTGGCCGGCGTGATCGGCGAGCTGGTCGACCCCTACGTCCATGCCGCGCTGGCGCGCGACGTCGACCTCGGCTTCGAGCTGGCGCCGGCGCCGACCCTCGGGGATGCGACGCTGCTCCGCGAACTGGCCGCGAACCTGGTCGACAACGCGGTGCGCTACTGCTGGCACGGATGCCGGGTCACGGTCCGCACCTTCGTGCAGGGGACCGAGGCGGTGCTCGAGGTGGAGGACGAGGGGCCCGGGATCCCGCCGGCCGAGCGCGAGCGGGTGCTCGAACGCTTCTACCGGATCGCCGACACGCCGGGACCGGGGTCGGGCCTGGGCCTGGCCATCGTCAAGGAGATCGCGGCCGCGCATCATGCGCGCTTGTCGTTGGCCCCGGGCGCCGGGGGCAGGGGCCTGCGGGTGACGGTGGCCTTCCCGGCGCCATCCGCCGCACAGGCCCCTCGCAGCGCCTGA